The Methanospirillum lacunae genome has a window encoding:
- a CDS encoding cupin domain-containing protein, giving the protein MTNIKSISNGDQLIALIIPASYSSDKIEFFTPNSFSQQLGFLPHKTGDIIQEHVHNLCTRNIQYTQETLIIRKGKVRITFYSDDKKYLNEWICIKGDVILLASGGHGFEFLEDTEMVEVKQGPYCGDQDKVRFKGENGN; this is encoded by the coding sequence ATGACTAATATTAAGTCAATTTCTAATGGAGACCAATTGATAGCCCTTATCATTCCGGCATCCTATTCCTCTGATAAGATAGAGTTCTTCACCCCAAATTCCTTCTCCCAACAGTTGGGTTTCCTCCCTCACAAAACAGGTGATATCATTCAGGAACACGTACATAACCTCTGTACGCGAAATATACAGTATACCCAGGAGACCCTCATTATCCGAAAAGGTAAAGTCAGAATCACATTTTATAGTGATGACAAAAAATATCTTAACGAATGGATATGTATAAAAGGAGATGTTATTCTTCTTGCATCTGGTGGACATGGTTTTGAATTCCTTGAAGATACAGAGATGGTAGAGGTCAAACAAGGACCATACTGTGGCGATCAGGATAAGGTCAGATTTAAAGGAGAGAACGGAAATTGA